The following coding sequences lie in one Rothia sp. SD9660Na genomic window:
- a CDS encoding phospho-sugar mutase, translating to MSIDTQQLLEQARAWAAIDPDAETKAQLEGIIAQVEAGDAAATADLADRFSGTLQFGTAGLRAELGAGPMRMNRVVVQRAAQGLADYATARASAEGWKKISAVVGFDARKNSDVFALDTAAIFTAAGIEVHLMPSALPTPVTAWATREYGAEIGVMVTASHNPPNDNGYKVYLGGAAVEPGARGAQIIPPYDGDIAAAIAAVETPVLAADGWTVLPESVATDYIARVTPLVEQKERDLKIVLTPMHGVGGKTAEAVLRQAGFTNVTLVPEQAEPDPKFSTVAFPNPEEPGALDLAMDLADKVDADLIIANDPDADRAAFAVKRDGAWAMLRGDEAGAILATRVLASVSDPAEATFANSIVSSRLAGAIAKAAGVAHYETLTGFKWIARVDNLTFGYEEALGYCVDHAQVRDKDGISAALVMADYAQELKDAGSSFPALLDEIATEHGLYATDQLSVRVDDLAQIPTMMKRLRANPPAELAESPVVSVEDLTEGTETLPPTDGMRYYTEDSTRVIVRPSGTEPKLKCYLEVVVPISGSVADARQVTSTKLALLKADMTAALGL from the coding sequence ATGTCAATCGATACTCAGCAGCTCCTTGAGCAGGCCCGTGCCTGGGCCGCTATCGACCCCGACGCTGAAACCAAGGCCCAGCTTGAGGGCATCATTGCCCAGGTTGAGGCAGGAGATGCGGCCGCAACCGCTGATCTGGCCGACCGCTTCTCTGGCACCCTACAGTTCGGAACCGCAGGTCTGCGCGCCGAGCTGGGCGCTGGCCCCATGCGCATGAACCGCGTCGTCGTTCAGCGAGCCGCCCAGGGCCTGGCAGACTACGCCACCGCGCGCGCGTCCGCCGAGGGCTGGAAGAAGATTTCTGCCGTGGTGGGTTTTGACGCCCGCAAGAATTCGGACGTCTTCGCCCTCGACACCGCCGCAATCTTCACCGCTGCCGGCATTGAGGTTCACCTCATGCCCTCGGCTCTACCCACTCCTGTGACCGCCTGGGCCACCCGCGAATACGGGGCTGAAATTGGCGTCATGGTCACTGCCTCCCACAACCCGCCTAACGACAACGGCTACAAGGTCTACCTGGGCGGAGCAGCCGTTGAACCCGGTGCCCGCGGCGCCCAGATCATTCCTCCCTACGACGGGGATATCGCAGCCGCTATCGCCGCTGTTGAAACCCCGGTACTGGCCGCTGACGGCTGGACGGTACTGCCCGAGAGCGTGGCTACCGACTACATCGCTCGCGTCACTCCCCTGGTCGAGCAGAAGGAACGAGACCTCAAAATCGTGCTGACCCCCATGCACGGGGTGGGCGGTAAGACCGCTGAGGCTGTGCTACGTCAGGCAGGTTTCACTAACGTCACTCTGGTGCCCGAGCAGGCTGAGCCCGATCCCAAGTTCTCCACCGTGGCCTTCCCCAACCCCGAAGAGCCCGGTGCCCTGGACCTTGCCATGGACCTGGCCGATAAGGTTGATGCCGACCTGATTATCGCCAACGACCCGGACGCCGACCGCGCGGCTTTCGCCGTCAAGCGAGACGGTGCCTGGGCGATGCTGCGCGGCGACGAAGCCGGAGCGATCCTGGCTACCCGGGTGCTGGCGTCCGTCAGCGACCCCGCAGAGGCCACTTTCGCTAACTCAATTGTCTCCTCCCGCCTGGCAGGGGCCATCGCCAAGGCCGCGGGAGTAGCCCACTACGAAACTCTGACCGGTTTCAAGTGGATTGCCCGCGTCGATAACCTGACTTTTGGCTACGAAGAAGCCCTGGGCTACTGCGTAGACCACGCCCAGGTGCGCGATAAGGACGGCATCTCAGCTGCCCTGGTCATGGCGGACTACGCCCAGGAGCTTAAGGACGCCGGTTCCTCCTTCCCTGCGCTCCTCGACGAAATTGCCACCGAGCACGGCCTCTATGCCACCGACCAGCTCTCCGTTCGCGTCGACGACCTGGCTCAGATTCCGACGATGATGAAGCGCCTGCGCGCTAACCCGCCCGCAGAGCTCGCCGAATCCCCCGTGGTGTCGGTTGAAGACCTCACCGAGGGCACTGAAACCCTGCCGCCCACCGACGGTATGCGCTACTACACCGAAGACTCCACCCGCGTGATTGTGCGCCCCTCCGGCACCGAGCCCAAGCTCAAGTGCTACCTCGAAGTAGTAGTACCGATCAGCGGTTCAGTAGCCGACGCCCGCCAGGTTACTAGCACCAAGCTGGCCCTGCTCAAGGCAGATATGACAGCGGCCCTGGGCCTCTAA
- the deoC gene encoding deoxyribose-phosphate aldolase, which yields MTLELSAAELAAMIDHTILAPSASEEDVRRLCAEAKQYGFASVCANPVWAPVLAEELAGSPAVPCVVVGFPFGASATEVKAFEAKTAVEAGAREVDMVINIADARANKKDALVADIKAVAEATHAGGALLKVIIETSELTDDQKVLACQASVEAGADFVKTSTGYSSSGATVEDIALMRATVGPDIGVKASGGVRTRDEALAMIEAGATRIGASKGIAIIGAGDAAEGGY from the coding sequence ATGACTCTCGAACTTTCAGCAGCTGAACTGGCTGCCATGATTGACCACACTATCCTGGCCCCTTCTGCCTCAGAAGAGGACGTCCGCCGCCTCTGCGCAGAAGCCAAGCAGTACGGCTTCGCCTCTGTCTGCGCCAACCCCGTCTGGGCCCCCGTGCTGGCCGAAGAGCTGGCAGGCTCTCCCGCCGTCCCCTGCGTGGTCGTAGGCTTCCCCTTCGGCGCCAGCGCCACCGAGGTCAAGGCTTTTGAAGCCAAGACCGCCGTTGAAGCCGGTGCCCGCGAAGTTGATATGGTCATCAATATCGCCGATGCCCGCGCCAACAAGAAGGACGCCCTGGTGGCAGATATCAAGGCCGTCGCCGAGGCTACCCACGCCGGTGGCGCCCTGCTCAAGGTCATCATTGAGACCTCCGAGCTGACCGACGACCAGAAGGTTCTGGCCTGCCAGGCCTCTGTTGAAGCCGGGGCTGACTTCGTCAAGACCTCCACCGGCTACTCGTCCTCCGGTGCAACCGTAGAAGACATCGCCCTAATGCGGGCCACCGTCGGCCCCGATATTGGAGTGAAGGCCTCCGGCGGCGTCCGCACCCGAGACGAAGCCCTCGCCATGATCGAAGCCGGCGCCACCCGCATCGGTGCGTCTAAGGGCATCGCCATCATCGGCGCCGGTGACGCAGCAGAGGGCGGCTACTAA
- the mfd gene encoding transcription-repair coupling factor → MSLSGLAQALTHEPSYTAITTQAGTDPKTRLDEFLIGSPDGARPFLLAGIAQQLAAQNEPTPPVLLTVTATDREAEDTVTALEAVLEPGQAQLFPAWETLPHERLSPRSDTVGQRLAVLRALAEGGASAPRIVVAPIRSVLQPLVAGLEKMQPVTLRVGEEQDFDALIKSLALAAYSRVDLVSKRGEFAVRGGIIDIFSPTAAHPARIEFFGDEVENIRWFSVADQRTLPGKDHPTELLAPPCRELLITPSVMSRAARLKGSFPGAAAMLEKIAGGIYVEGMESLIPLLVDDMVTLLDHLPPGSLPLIIEPEKVRSRATDLVATNEEFLLAAWDSVTDSTDAPIDLGANGPDGLSAGSFRTIAALRETALAKGFGWWAMTALGVDDAIDDGIDSVQLAARAPHTYSGNVTELLTEVGKKVKGGWRITVVTDGPGPLTRLLDLFQEAEIPASRVDSLTNLPEPGIIEMTTASMGRGFMIDSEKLGLLTEADILGRTSPYATRDLRSGKLPVRRRKNAVDPMSLSAGDYVVHEQHGIGQFVELIQRPIAGATVTPGQPKPMKEYLVLEYAPSKRGGPKDRLFVPSDQLDQVSNYVGGDAPVLSKMGGSDWAKTKSKARKAVKEIAADLIKLYSARQASRGHAFGPDTPWQRELEEAFPYNETPDQLSAINEVKADMEKEIPMDRLISGDVGYGKTEIAVRAAFKAVQDGKQVAVLVPTTLLAQQHYETFTERFSGFPVSIKVLSRFQKAKESAEIAEGIKNGSVDVVVGTHRILSESVDWKDLGLVIIDEEQRFGVEHKEKLKTMRTNVDVLAMSATPIPRTLEMSLTGIRETSTLATPPEERHPVLTFVGPRTDKQITAAIRRELMREGQVFVVHNRVSSIEETANEIQKLVPEARIAVAHGRMSESRLEKIIVDFWERKFDVLVSTTIVETGLDISNANTLIVDQAQNYGLSQLHQLRGRVGRGRERAYAYFLYPAEKVLTEVAHERLKAVATHNELGAGMRLAMKDLEIRGAGNLLGGEQSGHIAGVGFDLYLRLVGEAVANFQHGEKEEAPAEIKVDLPVNAHMPHDYVSSERLRLSAYRQIAQAQTAEELAEAREELVDRYGAPPAPVENLFKIAALRQRARAVGLSEIVAMGPKVRFFPVNDLPESRQMRLERMYPGAQYRQIPGTENWQILVPRPKTSAVGGKDLVDDAIVEWTEQFIHAIFEAGVAGS, encoded by the coding sequence ATGTCACTGAGCGGCCTTGCCCAAGCCCTCACCCATGAGCCCAGCTATACCGCAATCACCACCCAGGCAGGTACAGACCCCAAAACCCGCCTCGATGAATTTCTGATTGGCTCTCCTGACGGGGCCAGGCCCTTTCTTCTTGCCGGCATAGCCCAGCAGCTTGCCGCCCAGAACGAGCCGACCCCGCCCGTCCTACTGACTGTCACCGCCACCGACCGCGAAGCTGAAGACACCGTCACCGCCCTAGAGGCGGTACTAGAGCCCGGGCAGGCCCAGCTCTTCCCAGCCTGGGAAACCCTGCCTCATGAGCGTCTCTCCCCGCGAAGCGATACCGTGGGCCAACGCCTAGCGGTCTTGCGTGCCCTTGCTGAGGGGGGCGCGTCCGCCCCTCGCATTGTGGTGGCCCCCATCCGCTCGGTGCTGCAGCCCCTGGTTGCAGGTCTCGAAAAAATGCAGCCGGTGACCCTGCGGGTGGGCGAAGAACAAGACTTTGATGCGCTGATTAAATCTCTTGCATTGGCCGCCTATTCCCGTGTTGACCTGGTGTCTAAGCGCGGAGAATTTGCCGTGCGCGGCGGCATTATCGATATTTTCTCACCGACCGCAGCCCACCCCGCCCGTATCGAATTCTTTGGGGACGAGGTCGAGAATATCCGCTGGTTCTCGGTCGCTGACCAGCGCACCCTGCCCGGTAAAGACCACCCTACCGAGTTACTCGCCCCTCCCTGCCGTGAACTGCTGATTACTCCCAGCGTGATGAGCCGGGCAGCCAGGCTCAAGGGCTCCTTCCCGGGTGCTGCCGCCATGCTCGAAAAAATTGCCGGCGGTATCTACGTTGAAGGCATGGAGTCCCTCATCCCCCTGCTGGTCGACGATATGGTGACTCTGCTGGATCACCTGCCCCCGGGGTCCCTGCCCCTCATTATCGAGCCGGAAAAGGTACGCTCCCGCGCAACCGACCTGGTTGCTACCAACGAGGAGTTCCTGTTAGCTGCCTGGGATTCTGTCACCGACTCTACGGACGCCCCCATTGACCTGGGCGCCAACGGCCCCGACGGGCTGAGCGCCGGTAGCTTCCGCACCATCGCCGCCCTGCGAGAAACCGCCCTCGCGAAGGGCTTTGGCTGGTGGGCTATGACGGCCCTGGGCGTTGACGATGCCATCGATGACGGGATTGACTCGGTCCAGCTAGCTGCCCGCGCCCCCCACACCTACTCGGGCAACGTGACCGAGCTTCTGACCGAAGTTGGGAAAAAGGTAAAGGGCGGGTGGCGGATTACCGTGGTGACCGACGGGCCGGGCCCGCTCACCCGCCTGCTTGACCTTTTCCAGGAAGCTGAGATACCGGCGTCCCGCGTGGACAGCCTGACGAACCTACCTGAGCCGGGCATCATCGAGATGACGACCGCCTCTATGGGGCGCGGTTTCATGATAGACAGCGAAAAGCTGGGTCTGCTGACCGAGGCAGATATTCTGGGCCGCACCAGCCCCTACGCCACCCGCGACCTACGCAGCGGCAAGCTCCCGGTACGCCGCCGTAAGAACGCGGTTGACCCCATGAGCCTGTCAGCCGGTGACTACGTGGTACACGAGCAACACGGTATCGGCCAGTTCGTTGAACTGATTCAGCGCCCTATCGCCGGGGCCACCGTGACTCCGGGACAACCCAAGCCCATGAAGGAATATTTGGTACTGGAATACGCCCCCTCGAAGCGGGGCGGGCCCAAGGACCGTCTCTTCGTGCCCTCCGACCAGCTCGACCAGGTCTCAAACTATGTGGGCGGCGACGCCCCGGTGCTCTCAAAAATGGGTGGCTCCGACTGGGCTAAGACCAAGTCAAAGGCCCGCAAAGCTGTTAAGGAAATTGCAGCTGACCTGATTAAACTCTACTCAGCCCGCCAGGCCTCCCGCGGCCACGCCTTCGGCCCAGACACCCCCTGGCAGCGGGAACTAGAAGAAGCCTTCCCCTATAACGAAACCCCCGACCAGCTCTCGGCTATCAACGAGGTCAAGGCCGATATGGAGAAGGAAATCCCCATGGACCGCCTCATTTCGGGCGATGTGGGCTACGGCAAGACCGAAATCGCTGTGCGTGCTGCCTTCAAGGCTGTGCAGGACGGCAAACAGGTGGCCGTCCTCGTCCCCACCACCCTGCTGGCCCAGCAGCATTACGAGACCTTCACCGAGCGTTTCTCGGGCTTCCCGGTCTCCATCAAGGTGCTCTCTCGCTTCCAGAAGGCCAAGGAATCGGCTGAAATTGCTGAGGGTATTAAGAACGGGTCGGTCGACGTGGTCGTCGGTACCCACCGCATTCTCTCTGAGTCGGTGGACTGGAAGGACCTGGGCCTAGTCATTATCGACGAGGAACAACGTTTCGGCGTAGAACACAAGGAAAAGCTCAAGACCATGCGCACCAACGTGGACGTGCTGGCTATGAGCGCTACCCCCATCCCGCGAACCCTGGAGATGTCCCTGACAGGCATCCGCGAGACGTCCACCCTGGCCACCCCGCCCGAGGAACGCCACCCCGTCCTCACCTTCGTCGGCCCCCGCACCGACAAGCAAATCACCGCCGCAATCCGCCGCGAGCTCATGCGCGAGGGCCAGGTCTTCGTGGTCCACAACCGGGTTTCTAGCATTGAAGAGACCGCCAACGAGATCCAAAAGCTGGTCCCCGAGGCCCGCATTGCCGTGGCCCACGGGCGCATGAGCGAATCCCGCCTGGAAAAAATTATCGTGGACTTCTGGGAACGCAAGTTCGATGTGCTGGTCTCGACCACCATCGTCGAAACCGGCCTGGATATCTCGAACGCCAACACCCTAATCGTGGATCAGGCCCAGAATTACGGTCTGTCCCAGCTCCACCAGCTGCGCGGACGTGTGGGGCGCGGCCGCGAGCGCGCCTACGCCTACTTCCTTTACCCGGCTGAGAAGGTGCTGACCGAGGTCGCCCACGAGCGTCTGAAAGCGGTGGCGACCCACAACGAGCTGGGCGCCGGTATGCGCCTGGCCATGAAGGACCTGGAAATTCGCGGCGCCGGTAACCTGCTGGGCGGTGAACAGTCGGGCCATATCGCCGGTGTTGGTTTTGACCTCTACCTGCGCCTGGTGGGGGAGGCTGTGGCTAACTTCCAGCACGGAGAGAAGGAAGAAGCTCCAGCCGAAATTAAGGTGGATCTGCCGGTCAACGCCCATATGCCACATGACTACGTGAGTTCAGAGCGCCTGCGCCTGTCAGCCTACCGGCAAATCGCCCAGGCCCAGACGGCAGAGGAGCTAGCGGAGGCTCGTGAAGAACTAGTAGACCGGTACGGTGCCCCGCCCGCTCCGGTGGAGAATCTCTTTAAGATTGCGGCTCTTCGCCAGCGCGCTCGCGCCGTGGGCCTGAGCGAAATTGTGGCTATGGGACCCAAAGTACGCTTTTTCCCGGTCAATGACCTGCCGGAGTCCCGGCAGATGCGTCTTGAGCGCATGTACCCGGGCGCCCAGTACCGCCAGATCCCGGGTACCGAGAACTGGCAGATTCTGGTGCCCCGCCCCAAGACGTCCGCAGTTGGGGGTAAAGACCTGGTCGATGATGCCATCGTGGAGTGGACCGAGCAGTTCATCCATGCCATCTTCGAGGCGGGTGTCGCCGGTTCATAA
- a CDS encoding fibrinogen-like YCDxxxxGGGW domain-containing protein, whose product MKKPSLLTKIAVGAVALGVGVSVIPGAIATNEYVANGLTSETAAASCWEIKQNDPESKSGAYWLWTDEMDAPAQFYCDQETNGGGWVMIGRGREGWSEDYAGKGDPRELATNPDGTDAFSPVQLPSTTVDALLGDTKVQDLEDGVRFYRAGNAAGTTWQNMYAKRTKTENWSWTLSAYHPWENIRYDNDPALGADRSYATSVNRISNNNDYYYANNFYGRSNQSWKIGFAYGRFIKGTDTATSYLWSPRLVGYAIPFTQVFVRPKITQADLNLTDIADSGTAASTERALPASFSSRVTWRTSPNSGTGSTSELNTRVQAINQLGDTVFTGGDFAYVEHATTGEKVQQKFIAGYNVNTGELVRTFTPQLNGQVKAISPLPNGKLAVGGEFTRVNGQPSNGFVILDPATGATDTSLGWDVVNRNASGVSFVKSIDVQGNYVYIGGNFTHVKGATSDTYAYSKNVARFRLNDNSVDWSWRPTTNGTVNGIAASDQGVALAGYFSTVNDQRSWKLAYLNTTDGALAQQWEWTLSHRASNPNPRDGFQFDVQDAGATVWTAGAEHLVAQYDKANLKNRLTTAITKSGGDFQDLSMDNGVLYAACHCGDWIYYGATTHDIPWDAPTYNGVNTIRLIAAFDAQTGEILPQFNPSLQGQRGHGIWASFTDSTGTLWVGGDITRSQGYNGVQQTVGFARYAPADSTAPATASNLAVTTDGTTDTLTWTGVSERGVTYQILRDDRVVASTSDTSYKLPTTEDARYFVRVADAAGNVSASTPVAVAAKPAPSPEPTVDPTTEAPVEPSAEPTAEPTTEAPAEPTAEPTTAAPSAEPTATAAESVKPIEEITEEPAPPVVEENPAPAEPVAPVEPVKPADQKVVASGDNWDVAFVLTNEYDKTWRNTNYAYNTARQWYIAPTSIGWGEFSLATRIQFAYYDQPMSMFLRKELQLTPQANQELVLTTYADDGMAIYVNGREVNRTNLMANAAPNTPARKAVTYSLAKATPITVVVPASQLNQGKNVIAVEVHSYRRSESATFDMEAVLRTK is encoded by the coding sequence ATGAAGAAACCCTCACTATTAACTAAGATCGCCGTTGGCGCAGTCGCCCTGGGCGTTGGCGTCTCCGTCATCCCCGGCGCTATCGCCACCAACGAGTACGTAGCCAACGGTCTCACCAGCGAAACCGCAGCAGCCTCCTGCTGGGAAATCAAGCAGAACGACCCCGAGTCAAAGTCTGGCGCCTACTGGCTCTGGACCGACGAGATGGACGCCCCCGCCCAGTTCTACTGCGATCAGGAAACCAACGGTGGCGGCTGGGTCATGATTGGCCGCGGCCGTGAAGGCTGGAGCGAGGACTACGCCGGTAAGGGCGACCCCCGCGAGCTAGCAACCAACCCCGACGGTACGGACGCTTTCTCCCCCGTCCAGCTCCCCTCGACCACCGTGGATGCCCTGCTGGGCGACACTAAGGTGCAGGACCTTGAGGACGGCGTGCGCTTCTACCGCGCAGGTAACGCCGCCGGCACCACCTGGCAGAATATGTATGCCAAGCGCACCAAGACCGAAAACTGGTCCTGGACCCTCTCGGCCTACCACCCCTGGGAAAACATCCGCTACGATAACGACCCCGCACTGGGTGCTGACCGGAGCTACGCGACCTCGGTCAACCGTATCTCCAACAATAACGACTACTACTACGCTAATAACTTCTACGGGCGTAGTAACCAGTCCTGGAAGATCGGCTTCGCCTACGGCCGCTTTATCAAGGGCACCGATACCGCAACCTCCTACCTGTGGTCCCCCCGTCTGGTAGGTTACGCTATCCCCTTCACCCAGGTCTTTGTGCGCCCCAAGATTACCCAGGCAGACCTAAACCTGACCGATATCGCAGATAGCGGCACCGCAGCGTCCACCGAACGCGCCCTGCCCGCTAGCTTCTCATCCCGTGTTACCTGGCGCACCAGCCCTAACAGTGGCACCGGCTCCACCAGTGAACTCAACACCCGTGTGCAGGCCATTAACCAGTTGGGCGATACTGTCTTCACCGGCGGCGACTTCGCCTACGTTGAGCATGCCACTACCGGTGAGAAGGTCCAGCAAAAGTTCATCGCAGGCTACAACGTCAACACCGGTGAGCTGGTGCGAACCTTCACCCCCCAGCTCAACGGTCAGGTCAAGGCAATCTCCCCCCTACCCAACGGCAAGCTGGCTGTAGGTGGCGAGTTCACCCGCGTCAATGGGCAGCCCTCCAATGGCTTCGTCATTCTTGATCCCGCCACCGGCGCAACCGACACTTCCCTGGGCTGGGATGTCGTGAACCGCAACGCCAGCGGTGTCTCCTTCGTCAAGTCCATTGATGTGCAGGGCAACTACGTTTACATCGGCGGTAACTTCACCCACGTTAAGGGTGCCACCTCTGATACTTACGCCTACTCAAAGAACGTAGCCCGCTTCCGTCTGAACGACAACTCGGTGGACTGGTCCTGGCGCCCCACCACCAACGGCACCGTCAACGGTATTGCTGCAAGCGACCAGGGTGTTGCCCTGGCCGGTTACTTCTCTACCGTCAACGACCAGCGCTCTTGGAAGCTGGCCTACCTGAACACCACCGATGGTGCCCTGGCGCAGCAGTGGGAGTGGACCCTGTCCCACCGTGCTTCTAACCCTAACCCCCGTGACGGCTTCCAGTTTGATGTGCAGGACGCCGGTGCGACCGTCTGGACCGCCGGTGCAGAACACCTGGTAGCCCAGTACGACAAGGCCAACCTGAAGAACCGCCTGACCACCGCTATCACCAAGAGCGGCGGCGACTTCCAGGATTTGTCCATGGACAACGGCGTGCTCTACGCTGCCTGCCACTGTGGGGACTGGATTTACTACGGTGCCACCACCCACGATATTCCCTGGGACGCCCCTACCTATAACGGTGTGAACACCATCCGCCTGATCGCGGCTTTTGATGCCCAGACCGGTGAGATCCTGCCCCAGTTCAACCCCAGCCTGCAAGGCCAGCGCGGCCATGGCATCTGGGCCTCCTTCACCGACTCCACTGGCACTCTCTGGGTCGGTGGCGATATTACCCGCTCTCAGGGTTACAACGGGGTACAGCAAACTGTTGGCTTCGCCCGCTATGCCCCTGCTGACTCAACAGCACCGGCTACCGCCTCTAACCTGGCTGTGACCACCGATGGAACCACCGATACCCTTACCTGGACCGGTGTTTCTGAACGCGGTGTGACCTACCAGATCCTGCGCGACGACCGCGTTGTTGCCTCGACCTCAGACACCAGCTACAAGCTGCCTACTACTGAGGACGCCCGCTACTTCGTTCGCGTGGCAGATGCTGCCGGTAACGTCTCAGCCTCTACTCCTGTAGCTGTAGCCGCTAAGCCCGCTCCCAGCCCGGAGCCCACTGTAGATCCTACGACCGAGGCACCGGTAGAGCCGTCCGCTGAGCCCACGGCGGAGCCCACCACTGAAGCTCCCGCTGAGCCGACCGCTGAACCTACTACCGCAGCGCCGTCCGCTGAGCCCACGGCTACCGCTGCCGAGAGCGTCAAGCCCATTGAGGAAATTACCGAAGAGCCTGCTCCGCCAGTTGTAGAAGAGAACCCCGCGCCTGCTGAGCCGGTGGCCCCGGTCGAGCCGGTCAAGCCTGCTGACCAGAAGGTTGTTGCCTCGGGCGATAACTGGGACGTTGCTTTCGTACTCACCAATGAGTACGACAAGACCTGGCGCAACACCAACTACGCCTACAACACCGCCCGCCAGTGGTACATTGCACCGACCTCAATCGGTTGGGGCGAGTTCTCCCTGGCAACCCGCATTCAGTTCGCCTACTACGATCAGCCCATGTCGATGTTCCTGCGTAAGGAACTGCAGCTGACTCCGCAGGCTAACCAGGAGCTGGTTCTGACCACCTACGCAGATGACGGTATGGCTATCTACGTCAACGGTCGCGAGGTGAACCGCACCAACCTGATGGCGAACGCGGCGCCCAATACCCCGGCGCGGAAGGCAGTAACCTACTCCCTGGCGAAGGCAACCCCGATTACCGTGGTTGTTCCTGCTAGCCAGCTGAACCAGGGTAAGAATGTGATCGCTGTTGAGGTTCACTCTTACCGCCGTTCTGAGAGCGCTACCTTTGATATGGAAGCAGTTCTGCGCACCAAGTAA
- a CDS encoding CDP-alcohol phosphatidyltransferase family protein → MPAYTRWVNRRIARVFAAAAVKVGLGPNGVTALSASVSVLGMLLLIFFPPTPLLGLGVALLFALGYALDSADGQVARVTGASSPAGEWLDHVVDAMRTPAMHLTVLVGFIKYPAAFPFTGWQLWWLPLAFTVLVTGHFMSQILAEQLRNNRGTAAPATGGTLRSFVNLHMDAGTFCWIFIFWGTGLGFVLVYGLLFAANAATVLLSIRRKFLTLAQPAGA, encoded by the coding sequence GTGCCTGCCTATACCCGCTGGGTCAACCGCCGTATTGCTCGCGTTTTTGCCGCTGCTGCGGTCAAGGTTGGGCTGGGCCCCAACGGGGTGACAGCGCTGAGCGCCAGTGTTTCTGTGCTGGGCATGCTCCTGCTGATTTTCTTCCCGCCTACGCCCTTGCTGGGCCTGGGCGTGGCTCTGCTCTTTGCCTTGGGCTATGCCCTGGATTCGGCAGACGGCCAGGTAGCCCGCGTTACCGGAGCCTCTTCCCCTGCCGGCGAGTGGCTCGACCATGTGGTTGATGCTATGCGCACCCCCGCTATGCATTTGACCGTTCTGGTGGGCTTTATCAAGTACCCTGCGGCTTTTCCTTTCACCGGCTGGCAGCTCTGGTGGCTCCCTCTTGCTTTTACGGTGCTGGTCACCGGGCATTTTATGAGCCAGATTCTGGCAGAGCAGCTGCGCAATAATCGGGGTACCGCTGCCCCGGCTACCGGGGGCACCCTCCGTTCTTTCGTTAACCTGCATATGGACGCCGGTACCTTCTGCTGGATTTTTATTTTCTGGGGTACCGGGCTTGGCTTTGTGCTGGTCTACGGCCTGCTTTTTGCGGCCAATGCGGCCACTGTCTTGCTCTCTATACGTCGTAAGTTCCTTACTCTTGCTCAGCCGGCAGGTGCCTAA
- a CDS encoding glycosyltransferase family 2 protein, giving the protein MQSVSVIIATNGKRPELLRTAVAAIFEQTYTGPVEVLVVFDHVEIDPLADVLVPENRSLRTIPNARPQGLAGGRNTGIEAAAGEILGFCDDDDYWLPTKLADQLELWQRAPQAVAISSGIRVRSGGKDIDRLAPTRATFTNFLRSRITEIHPSAMLYRRSDFLGRVGLVDEDLPAAYGEDYDLLLRATKFGDIYSVEKPLVLILWDRPSFFAGKWENMAAGLTYLLRKFPEFESDPKGLARISGQIAFIHAALGNKKLALAYAHATLRRDPAQLRAWAALPVALGLVSPSALLAAVNKTGRGL; this is encoded by the coding sequence ATGCAGAGTGTATCCGTCATTATCGCGACCAACGGTAAGCGCCCCGAGCTGCTGCGTACCGCGGTAGCTGCAATTTTTGAGCAGACCTACACCGGCCCGGTTGAGGTGCTGGTGGTCTTTGACCACGTTGAGATTGACCCGCTCGCCGACGTCCTCGTCCCGGAAAATCGCTCTCTGCGCACTATCCCCAACGCCCGCCCCCAGGGTCTAGCCGGTGGCCGCAACACCGGTATTGAGGCCGCTGCGGGCGAGATACTGGGGTTCTGCGATGACGACGACTACTGGCTGCCGACCAAACTGGCCGACCAGCTAGAGCTCTGGCAGCGCGCCCCGCAGGCAGTTGCGATTTCTTCGGGTATACGTGTGCGTTCGGGCGGTAAAGACATCGACCGTCTGGCCCCGACCCGAGCTACCTTCACAAATTTTCTCCGCTCCCGCATTACCGAGATCCACCCTTCGGCTATGCTCTACCGCCGCTCAGATTTTCTAGGACGTGTGGGGCTGGTTGACGAGGACCTCCCGGCTGCCTACGGTGAAGACTACGACCTGCTTCTGCGTGCCACCAAGTTCGGTGACATCTACTCGGTTGAAAAGCCGCTAGTACTGATTCTCTGGGACCGTCCGTCCTTCTTCGCCGGCAAGTGGGAGAATATGGCTGCGGGTCTTACCTACCTGCTGCGCAAGTTCCCCGAGTTTGAAAGCGATCCCAAGGGTCTTGCCCGCATCTCAGGGCAGATCGCTTTTATTCACGCTGCACTGGGAAACAAGAAGCTGGCCTTGGCTTACGCGCACGCTACCCTGCGCCGTGACCCAGCCCAGCTACGCGCCTGGGCAGCGCTCCCTGTTGCCCTGGGCCTGGTGAGCCCTTCTGCCCTGCTGGCTGCTGTCAATAAGACCGGTCGAGGCCTCTAG